From one Thermatribacter velox genomic stretch:
- a CDS encoding ABC transporter permease has product MAKSTSRQLEARGKNRSFTYEHRSQLGAGAVLAAVLILFIIGSPQTFLSSKIYLAFMSTLPFSAIMALALTLVVISGEMDLSFPAIMGFCGFVFTMVFHASQSFIIALLVSLLVGLGAGALNGLLIVGLGLPSLVTTIGTQFFWAGLTQVLSGGLGKTLVPTKGSFLFNLLVGRVGGKFPMQTLWAVIIGVIIWFVLNRHRLGAHIYFVGDNPHSARVMGVNVERVKLIVFTQMGLFSAFAGILASLEVLYFWPTLGQGYLLKTIAAVFLGGTPVEGGIGTVFGTFIGAVVIGMLEAGIIAMGMTGFWTQLIYGLIIVVSIALHSAIRRRE; this is encoded by the coding sequence ATGGCAAAATCTACTTCTCGTCAGCTTGAGGCGAGAGGAAAGAATAGAAGCTTTACTTACGAGCATCGTTCTCAATTGGGGGCAGGAGCTGTCCTGGCTGCTGTGCTAATTTTGTTCATTATTGGCAGCCCTCAAACTTTTCTCTCTTCAAAGATTTATCTTGCTTTTATGTCTACGCTGCCTTTTTCAGCGATTATGGCACTTGCTTTGACCCTGGTAGTCATCAGTGGAGAGATGGATCTTTCTTTTCCCGCCATCATGGGCTTTTGCGGATTTGTTTTTACCATGGTTTTTCATGCTTCTCAAAGCTTTATTATTGCCTTGCTGGTATCTCTTCTGGTGGGTTTAGGAGCAGGTGCTCTGAATGGTCTTTTGATAGTGGGGCTGGGACTACCCTCTCTGGTTACTACCATTGGTACTCAGTTTTTCTGGGCAGGTCTTACACAGGTTCTAAGTGGTGGACTGGGCAAAACTCTGGTTCCTACTAAAGGGAGTTTTCTTTTCAACCTTTTGGTAGGCAGAGTAGGGGGAAAATTTCCTATGCAAACCTTGTGGGCAGTAATAATCGGCGTGATTATTTGGTTTGTTTTGAATCGTCACAGATTGGGAGCGCATATATATTTTGTTGGAGATAATCCCCATAGCGCCCGGGTCATGGGTGTTAATGTAGAGAGAGTCAAGCTTATTGTCTTTACTCAAATGGGTCTTTTCTCGGCTTTTGCCGGTATCTTGGCCAGCTTGGAAGTTCTCTATTTCTGGCCTACTCTTGGGCAGGGTTACCTCTTAAAAACCATCGCTGCTGTGTTTTTAGGGGGAACGCCTGTGGAGGGCGGAATAGGTACAGTTTTTGGCACTTTTATTGGAGCTGTGGTTATTGGGATGCTGGAAGCAGGAATTATTGCAATGGGTATGACGGGGTTCTGGACGCAGCTTATTTACGGTCTCATTATTGTTGTTTCTATCGCTTTGCATTCTGCTATCCGCAGGAGAGAGTAA
- a CDS encoding ribonuclease HI family protein: protein MEDFFYLNPKDKEVFAFTDGASKGNPGESSYAFCICNPQGKIIFEEAGYLGRSTNNAAEYWGLIKLLERAKALKLSRITVFSDSLLLVQQIQGKYRVSSPNLKPLYQKAQRLIACFDSFKIFHIPREQNKHTDSLASGIIANKIKLPQVGR from the coding sequence GTGGAAGACTTCTTCTACCTAAACCCTAAAGACAAAGAAGTATTTGCCTTCACGGATGGTGCATCAAAAGGCAATCCCGGCGAAAGTTCCTATGCTTTTTGCATTTGTAATCCGCAGGGGAAAATCATTTTTGAAGAAGCTGGTTATCTGGGTCGTTCTACAAACAACGCTGCCGAATACTGGGGCTTAATAAAACTCCTCGAAAGGGCAAAGGCCTTAAAGCTTTCTCGCATAACGGTCTTCTCGGATAGCTTACTCCTGGTACAGCAAATTCAGGGAAAATACAGAGTAAGCTCACCTAATCTAAAACCCCTTTACCAGAAAGCACAACGACTCATCGCATGTTTCGACAGTTTCAAAATATTTCACATACCACGGGAACAAAATAAACACACGGATTCGCTTGCCTCGGGAATAATTGCAAATAAAATAAAGTTACCACAAGTGGGGAGGTAA
- a CDS encoding zinc ribbon domain-containing protein, translated as MNKANMNNVEKLSLLRKLDSSIKQVEKKIKRKDQELKSLQQELSNLKSQVEHKQKNLEKEKIELHRWELELKETEEKLKSTREKLYSGEITSAKELTQWEKSMEKLEKQQSELEEETLQRMEKIEVLQKEFQKEKKLLSEKSSEIEAALEKLEKEIAHLRSEEESLSSERQKILDLLPKEILSSYQEIISSSVEPVIVELNQGICEGCNLQVPTIVAKQVRKKEIVRCPNCGRLLLPKP; from the coding sequence ATGAATAAAGCAAACATGAATAACGTCGAAAAACTCTCTCTGTTAAGAAAGCTTGACTCTTCAATCAAGCAAGTAGAGAAAAAGATTAAACGCAAAGATCAGGAATTAAAGAGCTTGCAGCAAGAGCTTTCAAATCTCAAATCTCAAGTTGAACATAAGCAAAAAAACCTTGAAAAAGAAAAAATAGAGCTTCACCGCTGGGAACTGGAATTAAAGGAAACTGAAGAAAAACTTAAGTCTACCAGGGAAAAGCTGTACAGTGGAGAAATAACTTCTGCTAAAGAACTAACTCAATGGGAAAAATCCATGGAAAAGCTGGAAAAACAACAGTCTGAGCTGGAAGAAGAAACTCTTCAAAGAATGGAAAAAATCGAAGTACTACAAAAAGAATTTCAGAAAGAAAAAAAACTCCTTTCAGAAAAAAGTTCCGAAATCGAAGCAGCACTGGAAAAGCTGGAAAAAGAAATTGCCCACTTAAGAAGCGAAGAAGAATCTCTTTCTTCTGAGAGACAGAAAATCCTTGACCTTCTCCCCAAAGAAATCCTGTCAAGCTATCAGGAAATAATTTCCAGCTCCGTTGAACCAGTAATCGTCGAGCTGAACCAGGGTATATGCGAGGGTTGCAACCTGCAAGTACCAACCATAGTCGCCAAACAGGTTCGCAAAAAAGAAATAGTACGGTGCCCCAACTGTGGAAGACTTCTTCTACCTAAACCCTAA
- a CDS encoding Nif3-like dinuclear metal center hexameric protein, translated as MEPLFKVVAFLEELFPPEFSLENDPIGLLVKPVPLSQPIEKALVALELSPSLVQTVVKEGYGLLYLHHPPIWNPIKMLDAENPHVSMLLKLYQNGVTVLSHHTNLDCAPGGIADQWVELLELRGKKKPLFPSKTNKQYLKITTFVPQEHLDRVAKAAFQAGAGIIGNYSECSFYTEGTGTFTPQKGANPFIGKAGNHEKVRELRFEVRVEENLLTEVLHAIFVAHPYEEPAVDVYPLLPFARPDTGLGRLIELENPVSLKVISMKIERLINEKVLVQKPYSKKCENIAKIAILPGSGKSLLNSLHSEKVDLFISGDLSHHDIEELKIKNISFIQLPHGRGERIAMQSVTNLIRKQAMEKGLKVTFESENRYHDE; from the coding sequence ATGGAACCACTTTTTAAAGTAGTAGCTTTCTTGGAAGAACTCTTTCCTCCAGAATTTTCCCTCGAAAACGACCCCATAGGTTTACTTGTTAAACCAGTCCCTTTATCCCAACCCATAGAAAAAGCACTGGTAGCTCTGGAGCTGAGTCCTTCCTTAGTTCAGACAGTCGTGAAAGAAGGATATGGCCTACTCTATCTCCATCATCCTCCAATCTGGAATCCAATTAAAATGCTTGACGCTGAAAATCCTCACGTCTCGATGTTACTCAAGCTTTATCAAAATGGAGTAACCGTATTGAGCCACCACACCAACTTGGATTGTGCTCCAGGGGGGATAGCCGATCAGTGGGTAGAACTTCTCGAGCTGCGAGGAAAGAAGAAACCCCTTTTCCCCAGCAAAACGAACAAACAGTACCTTAAGATAACCACCTTTGTACCTCAAGAACACCTTGATAGAGTAGCCAAAGCGGCTTTCCAGGCTGGAGCCGGTATAATTGGTAATTACAGCGAGTGCAGTTTCTACACAGAAGGCACTGGCACTTTTACCCCCCAAAAAGGTGCCAATCCCTTTATAGGTAAAGCGGGTAATCATGAAAAAGTGCGTGAACTGCGTTTCGAAGTGAGGGTTGAGGAAAACTTGCTCACAGAAGTGCTGCATGCTATATTCGTAGCTCATCCTTACGAGGAGCCAGCTGTCGATGTTTATCCCCTCCTCCCCTTTGCCAGGCCTGATACAGGTTTAGGAAGGCTTATAGAGCTTGAGAATCCAGTCTCGCTTAAAGTCATAAGCATGAAAATAGAACGCCTCATTAACGAGAAGGTCCTGGTCCAAAAACCCTATTCAAAAAAATGTGAAAATATTGCTAAAATAGCCATACTGCCAGGAAGCGGAAAGTCGCTCCTAAACAGCCTTCACAGTGAAAAGGTGGACCTTTTCATAAGCGGAGACCTTTCTCACCACGATATAGAAGAGCTTAAAATCAAAAACATAAGCTTTATTCAGCTTCCTCATGGCCGGGGCGAAAGGATTGCTATGCAGTCGGTGACCAATTTGATTCGAAAGCAAGCTATGGAAAAAGGATTAAAAGTAACTTTTGAAAGCGAGAACCGTTATCACGATGAATAA
- the hisIE gene encoding bifunctional phosphoribosyl-AMP cyclohydrolase/phosphoribosyl-ATP diphosphatase HisIE, producing the protein MQELIEFLKFDEKGLIPAIIQDVKSGKVLMMAYMNQEALSKTLETGKTWFYSRSRQKLWNKGETSGHYQFVRGIYVDCDNDCLLIQVEQQGVACHTGFPSCFHRPINDWKKVGNPSSELPPYSLSAFLSELFEVIKSRKTQAPDNSYTAKLFKEGKEKILRKVSEETTEVILASLKNQNSAENKKHLCWEVADLLYHVMVLLCEEEIEWDDVLLELQRRRSNKKKVASVNAETLDKKQSL; encoded by the coding sequence ATGCAAGAATTGATCGAATTTCTCAAATTTGACGAAAAAGGGCTTATTCCAGCCATTATCCAGGACGTAAAAAGCGGTAAAGTCTTAATGATGGCTTACATGAACCAGGAGGCTCTTTCAAAAACCTTAGAAACAGGAAAAACCTGGTTCTACAGTCGAAGCCGTCAAAAACTATGGAACAAAGGAGAAACCAGTGGCCATTATCAGTTCGTCAGAGGCATTTACGTAGACTGTGATAACGATTGTCTCTTAATCCAGGTGGAACAGCAAGGAGTAGCCTGTCATACGGGTTTTCCATCATGCTTTCACCGTCCGATTAATGATTGGAAAAAAGTTGGAAACCCATCTTCGGAACTACCTCCTTATTCTCTGTCCGCTTTTCTCTCTGAACTTTTCGAGGTAATCAAAAGTAGAAAAACGCAAGCACCAGACAACTCCTACACAGCAAAACTCTTTAAAGAAGGAAAGGAAAAAATTCTTCGCAAAGTATCCGAAGAAACTACTGAAGTCATTCTTGCCTCGCTAAAAAATCAGAATTCCGCGGAAAACAAAAAGCACCTTTGTTGGGAAGTAGCCGATCTCCTGTATCATGTTATGGTTCTTCTCTGTGAAGAAGAAATCGAATGGGATGATGTACTTTTAGAGCTTCAAAGAAGAAGGTCGAATAAGAAAAAGGTTGCCAGTGTCAATGCCGAAACTCTTGATAAGAAACAAAGTCTGTGA
- the hisF gene encoding imidazole glycerol phosphate synthase subunit HisF, translating to MLAKRIIPCLDVKDGRVVKGVHFENIKDVGDPVELAKRYEEEGADELVFLDITASYEKRETMVHVAEKVAEVLTIPFTVGGGISTVEHVSNLLKAGADKISINTAAVLRPELISELAEKFGSQCVVVAIDVKRTWDRITRKSYWEVFINGGRTPTGKDALMWASQVEKLGAGEILLTSMDTDGTQSGYDISLTRKISEKVKIPVIASGGAGKLEHLSAVLREGQADAALVASIFHFRRFTIPEAKIFLQKRGIPVRIED from the coding sequence TTGCTCGCCAAAAGGATAATTCCCTGCCTTGATGTAAAAGACGGAAGGGTAGTAAAAGGCGTTCACTTTGAAAACATAAAAGACGTTGGTGATCCAGTAGAACTTGCCAAAAGATATGAAGAAGAAGGAGCAGATGAGCTGGTTTTCCTGGACATCACAGCATCATACGAGAAAAGAGAAACCATGGTCCACGTGGCCGAAAAGGTAGCCGAAGTATTGACTATCCCCTTTACTGTAGGAGGAGGTATAAGCACTGTAGAGCATGTTAGTAACTTGCTAAAAGCAGGTGCAGATAAAATATCTATCAACACAGCGGCAGTGTTACGGCCTGAACTTATAAGTGAACTTGCAGAAAAGTTTGGAAGCCAATGTGTGGTGGTAGCCATAGATGTGAAAAGGACCTGGGACCGAATTACTCGCAAAAGCTACTGGGAGGTCTTCATCAATGGTGGCCGCACTCCAACTGGCAAAGACGCTTTAATGTGGGCTTCGCAAGTAGAAAAACTGGGAGCAGGGGAAATACTGCTAACCAGCATGGATACCGATGGCACGCAATCTGGCTACGACATAAGCCTTACTCGCAAAATTTCTGAAAAAGTCAAAATTCCAGTTATTGCTTCAGGAGGCGCTGGAAAGCTGGAACACCTCTCGGCTGTTCTGCGGGAAGGTCAGGCCGATGCTGCATTGGTAGCCTCGATTTTTCATTTTCGACGCTTCACCATCCCTGAAGCCAAGATATTTCTCCAAAAACGCGGAATACCGGTGAGGATTGAAGATTAA
- the hisA gene encoding 1-(5-phosphoribosyl)-5-[(5-phosphoribosylamino)methylideneamino]imidazole-4-carboxamide isomerase produces the protein MILIPAIDIINEKVVRLKQGNYSQKTIFSDSPLQIAQQWEAEGAPLLHVVDLEGAKEGQPKNKKIIAEIIKQVQIPVQVGGGIRDYQTFKFYLEVGASRIVLGSIIHDDPQLLEKLVEENPETLVVSLDVTNNGSLAIHGWQKSAPLSASLIAKALKRKGVQNFIFTDITRDGTLKGIRKEVITKFVKESGVHPLIAGGITSLEDIRILKSMDHQVKGAILGKALYTGKIKYSEALKIIQGE, from the coding sequence GTGATTTTAATACCAGCCATCGATATCATAAACGAGAAAGTAGTTCGCCTCAAACAGGGAAATTACAGTCAGAAAACGATTTTTAGCGACTCTCCCCTCCAGATTGCTCAGCAGTGGGAAGCAGAGGGTGCTCCACTACTTCACGTAGTAGATCTTGAAGGAGCAAAAGAGGGACAACCTAAAAACAAGAAAATAATTGCTGAAATAATTAAACAAGTTCAAATCCCAGTCCAGGTGGGAGGAGGAATCAGAGACTACCAAACCTTTAAATTTTATTTAGAAGTAGGTGCCTCAAGAATTGTTTTGGGAAGCATAATACACGATGATCCTCAACTGCTTGAAAAGCTGGTTGAGGAAAACCCAGAAACACTGGTGGTGAGTCTTGACGTTACCAATAACGGAAGTCTGGCCATTCACGGCTGGCAAAAAAGTGCTCCTCTAAGTGCTTCTCTAATTGCCAAAGCACTGAAACGGAAAGGTGTTCAAAATTTCATTTTCACTGACATTACTCGAGACGGCACCTTAAAAGGCATACGGAAGGAAGTTATTACTAAGTTTGTGAAAGAAAGTGGAGTACATCCTCTCATAGCTGGAGGAATAACCTCTTTGGAAGATATAAGAATACTGAAATCAATGGATCATCAGGTAAAGGGTGCAATTCTTGGTAAGGCTCTTTACACCGGTAAGATCAAATATAGCGAAGCGTTAAAAATTATACAGGGGGAATGA
- the hisH gene encoding imidazole glycerol phosphate synthase subunit HisH, producing the protein MIAIIDYGIGNLFSVSKALNRLGQETQITCEPETVEKASAIVLPGVGSFGEAMENLQKKELIDVILKNADEGKPILGICLGMQILFERSQESPHAKGLSLIQGEVRKLPPTNKIPHIGWNRIYFKKKTELTEDIPQGRFFYFAHSYYVLPADDQPIIGICNYNLVIPAIINQDNIWGVQFHPEKSSTWGMKFLENWVRCMLK; encoded by the coding sequence ATGATAGCAATTATCGATTACGGTATCGGAAACTTGTTTAGTGTTTCCAAAGCCTTGAACAGGTTGGGACAGGAAACCCAAATCACCTGTGAACCCGAAACAGTTGAAAAAGCGAGTGCAATTGTCTTACCAGGAGTTGGTTCCTTTGGAGAAGCTATGGAAAACCTGCAAAAGAAAGAGCTTATCGATGTCATATTAAAAAACGCAGACGAAGGTAAGCCTATCTTGGGGATTTGCCTGGGAATGCAAATTCTCTTTGAAAGAAGCCAGGAATCTCCTCACGCAAAAGGTCTCTCCCTAATCCAGGGGGAAGTACGCAAGTTGCCCCCCACCAATAAAATTCCCCACATAGGGTGGAACCGCATATATTTCAAAAAAAAGACAGAGCTTACAGAAGATATTCCCCAGGGTAGATTTTTTTACTTTGCTCACTCCTATTATGTGTTGCCAGCCGACGACCAGCCAATAATAGGAATATGTAATTACAACCTGGTTATTCCGGCGATTATTAACCAGGACAACATATGGGGAGTTCAATTTCACCCTGAGAAAAGTTCAACCTGGGGCATGAAGTTTCTCGAAAACTGGGTAAGGTGTATGTTGAAGTGA
- the hisB gene encoding imidazoleglycerol-phosphate dehydratase HisB has protein sequence MRWLKLERKTFHKRETRETNIELELNLEGSGSSEIHMEIPFFPHLLKTLVFYAGWDLVLKAKGDLEVDQHHTVEDTGIVLGEAFLKCLGEKKSIKRFAFSMVPMDEALAMSVVDLGGRPFLYLETPNLGERVGEFEIPLIEEFLRAFTNNAKITVHAKIWWGKNAHHCLEALFKSLGQALGEASKIANKQEIPSTKGIL, from the coding sequence GTGAGGTGGCTTAAGCTGGAAAGAAAGACATTCCACAAAAGAGAAACTCGGGAAACCAATATTGAACTTGAGCTGAATCTGGAAGGAAGCGGAAGCTCGGAAATTCACATGGAAATTCCTTTCTTCCCTCACCTCTTAAAAACCCTGGTTTTTTATGCCGGATGGGACCTGGTTTTAAAAGCCAAGGGTGATCTTGAAGTGGACCAACACCATACTGTTGAAGATACAGGGATTGTTCTGGGAGAGGCATTTCTCAAATGCCTTGGTGAAAAAAAGAGCATAAAACGTTTTGCTTTTTCGATGGTTCCCATGGACGAGGCTCTGGCGATGAGCGTTGTAGATTTGGGTGGCAGACCTTTTTTGTACCTGGAAACACCAAATTTGGGAGAAAGAGTCGGAGAATTCGAAATACCCCTGATAGAAGAATTCTTGAGAGCATTCACTAATAATGCAAAAATCACGGTTCATGCTAAAATATGGTGGGGTAAAAACGCGCATCACTGTTTGGAAGCTCTGTTTAAGTCTTTAGGACAAGCTTTGGGAGAAGCTTCGAAAATAGCGAATAAACAGGAAATACCTTCAACAAAAGGAATTCTATAG
- a CDS encoding tetratricopeptide repeat protein encodes MKKLIHLIWLSVPFLTAFFLWSASALDLLDQAQIMLEEGRTREAIDMLEKMLNVEEPEELAQVVETLYNLYLQEGEDKKAVEVLKMYIEKFPEAYQSYLFLYWIAKTEEESHNFDQALSLLKEIALNFPEGLPDPYRIREQAWEDFAYILHHVQKRYQEALGVYQNILSHFPENERKLAIMNEMANCYEKLGARERALAIYQEILCQATDPFYRKLATLKIKYLNSEPNWSRKTLTLLYKEIEAAFLSGNVSSLEKLARKGDFWVGQIFSEFEVMEFESLKPYFEEKLKVAKNIEIEKPASTNGFYTMQISNWPDSEYNILYLLIAQENYGWEWKGIILSNQELEKEAPQWWSGINFYF; translated from the coding sequence TTGAAAAAGTTAATTCATCTCATCTGGCTTTCGGTGCCCTTCCTCACTGCGTTCTTTTTATGGTCTGCTTCAGCTCTTGATTTGCTGGACCAGGCTCAAATCATGCTTGAAGAAGGGCGTACCCGGGAAGCTATCGACATGCTGGAAAAAATGCTTAATGTTGAAGAACCAGAAGAGTTAGCTCAGGTAGTGGAAACACTTTACAACCTGTACCTCCAAGAAGGAGAAGACAAAAAGGCTGTTGAAGTATTAAAAATGTACATTGAAAAGTTTCCTGAAGCCTACCAGTCCTATCTCTTTCTTTACTGGATAGCAAAAACCGAAGAAGAAAGTCACAATTTTGATCAAGCATTGTCACTGCTGAAAGAAATAGCTCTGAACTTTCCCGAAGGCCTGCCTGATCCTTACCGGATAAGGGAACAGGCCTGGGAAGACTTTGCTTACATACTTCACCATGTCCAGAAACGTTACCAGGAGGCTCTGGGAGTGTATCAAAATATCCTTTCGCACTTCCCTGAGAACGAGAGGAAGCTTGCGATAATGAACGAAATGGCAAATTGTTACGAAAAATTGGGGGCAAGAGAAAGGGCTCTTGCCATTTACCAAGAAATACTGTGCCAAGCAACAGACCCTTTTTACCGCAAATTAGCCACACTCAAAATAAAATATCTTAATAGTGAACCAAACTGGAGCAGAAAAACTCTTACCCTTCTATACAAAGAAATTGAAGCCGCTTTCTTATCAGGCAATGTTTCAAGTCTGGAAAAGCTTGCCCGAAAAGGAGATTTCTGGGTAGGACAAATTTTCAGTGAATTTGAAGTAATGGAGTTTGAATCGCTGAAGCCCTACTTTGAAGAAAAACTGAAGGTGGCAAAAAATATTGAGATAGAAAAACCAGCTTCCACCAACGGTTTTTATACTATGCAAATCAGCAACTGGCCCGACTCAGAATACAACATACTGTACCTTTTAATTGCCCAAGAAAATTACGGCTGGGAATGGAAGGGCATCATTCTATCCAACCAGGAATTAGAGAAAGAGGCTCCTCAATGGTGGTCAGGCATTAATTTCTACTTTTAA